One Oscillospiraceae bacterium genomic region harbors:
- a CDS encoding 6-phosphofructokinase, with the protein MAIRVGILTSGGDCPGLNATIRGVAKALYHRMGSKVEIVGIMNGYDGLINGNYREMSPDEFSGILTVGGTILGTKRTPFKKMRVVEEDKVDKVAAMKKNYRAAKLDCLLCLGGNGTHKTANLLSQEGLNVIGLPKTIDNDIYGTDVTFGFHTAVDIATEVIDRIHTTAGSHSRVMCIEIMGNKAGWLTLYSGIAGGADIILLPELPYDIKKVAAAVENRAKAGKNFSILAVAEGAFSQEEAKMKRKEWTAQRAAAGYTTATARIAKQVEELTGAETRICVPGHMQRGGSPSAYDRVLATQFGAYAAGLVADEHYGVTVAMVNRHVTANPLADIAGKTRGVPGDCDMLNVARAMGICLG; encoded by the coding sequence ATGGCGATTCGTGTTGGCATCCTGACTTCCGGCGGCGACTGCCCTGGCCTGAACGCCACCATCCGCGGTGTAGCCAAGGCGTTGTACCACCGCATGGGCAGCAAGGTCGAGATCGTAGGTATCATGAACGGCTACGACGGCCTGATCAACGGCAACTACCGCGAAATGAGCCCGGACGAGTTTTCCGGCATTTTGACCGTGGGCGGCACCATCCTGGGCACCAAGCGTACCCCCTTTAAAAAGATGCGTGTGGTCGAGGAAGACAAGGTGGACAAGGTAGCCGCCATGAAGAAGAACTACCGCGCCGCCAAACTGGATTGTCTGCTTTGCCTGGGCGGCAACGGCACCCACAAAACCGCCAACCTGCTGAGCCAGGAGGGCCTGAACGTTATTGGCCTGCCCAAGACCATTGACAACGACATTTACGGCACCGACGTGACCTTTGGCTTCCACACCGCCGTGGACATTGCCACCGAGGTCATCGACCGCATCCACACCACTGCCGGCAGCCACAGCCGCGTGATGTGCATTGAGATCATGGGCAACAAGGCCGGCTGGCTGACGCTGTATTCCGGCATTGCGGGCGGCGCGGACATCATCCTACTGCCCGAACTGCCCTACGACATTAAAAAGGTTGCTGCCGCAGTGGAAAACCGCGCCAAGGCAGGCAAGAACTTCTCGATTTTGGCCGTGGCCGAGGGCGCGTTCTCTCAGGAAGAGGCCAAGATGAAGCGCAAAGAGTGGACCGCTCAGCGTGCCGCCGCCGGTTATACCACCGCCACCGCCCGCATTGCCAAGCAGGTCGAAGAGCTGACCGGCGCTGAAACGCGCATCTGCGTACCCGGCCATATGCAGCGTGGCGGCAGCCCCAGCGCTTATGACCGTGTGCTGGCCACCCAGTTTGGCGCCTACGCCGCCGGGCTGGTTGCCGACGAACACTACGGTGTGACCGTTGCCATGGTGAACCGCCATGTGACCGCGAACCCGCTGGCTGACATTGCCGGCAAGACTCGCGGCGTGCCGGGAGATTGTGATATGCTCAATGTTGCCCGGGCTATGGGGATCTGCCTTGGTTAA
- a CDS encoding tyrosine-protein phosphatase codes for MLPVTTPGAEIVFEGTCNFRELGGYRAADGRHVRRGLLYRGCSLDTLQSPADRTKLESLHLREILDLRSAGEAARQPDAAVSGAHYQRICGMRYADGSEMDFSPAGIQRIAAEKAAYEAKAGHPVHDFYWFTDLYKQMPFGNPAYHELFRLLEEHRVPLLFHCTCGKDRTGIAAMLVLLALGVSREDAIADYMLTNVYRKAIIDKFMQDKPADQYDLLLPVEGVSESMGAGSIDVLLEKYPSYEAYFEAEYGLTTARLAALRDFYLE; via the coding sequence ATGCTGCCTGTTACAACGCCGGGAGCCGAGATCGTTTTTGAGGGCACCTGCAATTTCCGCGAGCTGGGGGGCTACCGCGCTGCCGATGGCCGCCATGTGCGCCGCGGGCTGCTGTACCGCGGCTGCAGCCTGGATACGCTGCAAAGCCCCGCTGACCGTACCAAGCTGGAAAGCCTGCACCTGCGGGAGATCCTGGACCTGCGCAGCGCCGGAGAGGCCGCCCGCCAGCCCGACGCGGCCGTGTCCGGGGCGCATTACCAGCGTATCTGCGGCATGCGGTACGCCGATGGCAGCGAGATGGACTTTTCGCCCGCCGGCATCCAGCGCATTGCCGCCGAAAAGGCCGCCTACGAGGCCAAAGCCGGCCACCCCGTACACGATTTTTACTGGTTCACTGACCTGTACAAGCAGATGCCTTTCGGCAACCCGGCCTACCATGAGCTGTTCCGCCTGCTGGAGGAGCATCGCGTACCGCTGCTGTTCCACTGCACCTGCGGCAAGGACCGCACCGGCATTGCCGCTATGTTGGTACTGCTGGCGCTGGGTGTGAGCCGGGAGGATGCCATCGCCGACTACATGCTGACGAACGTTTACCGCAAAGCCATCATCGATAAATTCATGCAGGATAAACCCGCCGACCAGTACGACCTGCTGCTGCCTGTGGAGGGCGTAAGCGAATCGATGGGGGCAGGGTCCATCGACGTACTGCTGGAAAAGTACCCCAGCTATGAGGCGTATTTTGAGGCTGAATACGGCCTGACCACGGCACGCCTGGCCGCGCTGCGGGATTTTTATCTGGAATAA
- a CDS encoding fructose-specific PTS transporter subunit EIIC, with protein sequence MRITELFTAQSIALDEAAADQAQIIDRLVELQATHGNITDREAYKKALYAREAEASTYVDNGITVPHARTACVTRPSLAAMRLAAPVQYNAEDDGKTDLLFAIAAPENGSLHIDMLARMMQMLMNDDFVEKLRAAKTPAEFLAAIDVQEDTQFGEESFTQQEIPQQGYRVLAVTACPNGIAHTYMAAEALTKASDRLGLPTKVETNGSDGAKNVLTAEEIAACDGIIIAADKNVETSRFDGKPVIFARVDDGIHKPEELIKTIAHGEAPIFHAKGGAPAANEASANDSVGHTLYKHLMNGVSHMLPFVVGGGIMIALAFLLDDYTIDPSNFGMNTPVAAFFKTVGNAAFSYMLPILSAYIAMSIADRPGLAVGFAGGVLAMNGTNFAGLAQGDTTGISGGFLAALLAGFVSGYIVEGLKRITEKLPASLNGIRPMLIYPLGGMLAIGAVMCGINPVMGVINTAMTDWLNAMGGTSKVLLGAIVAGMMAVDMGGPVNKASYAFGIAALASGNYGVMAAVMVGGMVPPIAIALSTTFCPKKWTEDERRNGIVNYVMGLCFVSEGAIPYAAADPLRVLPSCVIGAALSGALSMTFGCALRAPHGGIFVFPVVDHALLYFVALAIGSVVGAVILSLLKKDRTDA encoded by the coding sequence ATGCGTATTACAGAACTGTTTACTGCGCAGTCCATTGCACTGGATGAGGCCGCAGCCGATCAGGCGCAGATCATCGACCGGCTGGTGGAATTGCAGGCAACCCACGGCAACATCACCGACCGAGAAGCCTACAAAAAAGCCCTCTACGCTCGCGAAGCCGAAGCGTCCACCTACGTGGATAACGGCATCACGGTGCCCCACGCCCGCACTGCCTGTGTGACCCGCCCCAGCCTAGCCGCCATGCGTCTGGCCGCGCCCGTGCAGTACAACGCCGAGGACGACGGCAAGACCGACCTGCTGTTTGCCATCGCTGCGCCGGAAAACGGCAGCCTGCACATTGACATGCTGGCCCGCATGATGCAGATGCTGATGAACGACGATTTTGTCGAAAAGCTGCGCGCCGCCAAAACGCCCGCCGAGTTCCTGGCTGCCATCGATGTCCAGGAAGACACCCAGTTCGGCGAGGAGAGCTTCACCCAGCAGGAGATCCCCCAGCAGGGCTACCGCGTGCTGGCTGTGACCGCCTGCCCCAACGGCATCGCACACACCTACATGGCCGCCGAGGCGCTGACCAAGGCCAGCGACCGTCTGGGCCTGCCCACCAAGGTGGAGACCAACGGCTCGGACGGCGCGAAAAACGTACTGACCGCCGAGGAAATTGCCGCCTGTGACGGCATCATCATTGCAGCGGACAAAAACGTCGAGACCTCCCGTTTTGACGGTAAGCCGGTGATTTTTGCCCGTGTGGATGACGGCATCCACAAACCAGAGGAACTTATTAAAACCATCGCCCACGGCGAAGCCCCCATCTTCCACGCCAAGGGCGGCGCACCGGCGGCCAACGAGGCCAGTGCCAACGACTCCGTCGGCCACACCCTCTACAAGCACCTGATGAACGGTGTCTCTCACATGCTGCCCTTCGTGGTAGGCGGCGGCATCATGATCGCGCTGGCGTTTTTGCTGGACGATTACACCATCGATCCCTCCAACTTCGGCATGAACACCCCGGTGGCGGCCTTCTTTAAAACTGTAGGCAACGCAGCGTTCAGCTACATGCTGCCCATTCTGTCGGCCTACATTGCCATGTCCATTGCTGACCGTCCCGGCCTGGCCGTGGGCTTTGCAGGTGGTGTGCTGGCTATGAACGGCACCAACTTTGCCGGGCTGGCCCAGGGCGACACCACCGGCATTTCGGGCGGCTTTTTGGCTGCGTTGCTGGCCGGTTTTGTCTCCGGCTATATCGTCGAGGGTCTCAAACGCATCACCGAAAAGCTGCCCGCCAGCCTGAACGGCATCCGCCCGATGCTGATCTACCCGCTGGGCGGCATGCTGGCCATCGGTGCCGTAATGTGCGGCATCAATCCGGTCATGGGCGTGATCAACACCGCCATGACCGATTGGCTGAACGCCATGGGCGGCACCTCCAAGGTGCTGCTGGGTGCCATCGTGGCTGGTATGATGGCGGTGGACATGGGCGGCCCCGTCAACAAAGCCTCCTACGCCTTCGGCATCGCGGCGCTGGCCTCCGGCAACTACGGCGTCATGGCCGCCGTCATGGTAGGCGGCATGGTCCCGCCGATCGCTATTGCGCTGTCCACCACCTTCTGCCCCAAAAAGTGGACCGAGGACGAGCGCCGCAACGGCATCGTCAACTACGTAATGGGTCTGTGTTTCGTCTCCGAGGGCGCTATTCCGTATGCGGCGGCCGATCCGCTGCGCGTGCTGCCCAGCTGCGTCATCGGCGCGGCACTGTCGGGTGCGCTGTCGATGACCTTCGGCTGTGCCTTGCGTGCGCCCCACGGCGGAATCTTCGTCTTCCCGGTCGTGGACCACGCGTTGCTGTACTTTGTGGCGCTGGCCATTGGCAGCGTGGTGGGCGCAGTAATTTTGAGCCTGCTGAAAAAGGACCGAACCGACGCTTGA
- the pfkB gene encoding 1-phosphofructokinase — translation MIYTVTFNPAIDYVVRLDNPLQVAAINRATGEDCVLGGKGINVSGVLAQLGVESVALGFIAGETGAWLERGLAAQGLHTDFIHLQEGMTRINVKIKAGQETELNGAGPNIPEAAMQALEAKLDALQKDDVLILAGSIPACLPQTTYERLLARLQGRGVHAVVDATQDLLLKVLPYEPFLVKPNNHELAEIVGRELTNDDEIVTAAASLQAQGAHNVLVSMAGDGALLLDENGTVHRIGCPKGKVVNSVGAGDSMVAGFMAGYLRTGDYRYALRLGTACGSATAFSVGLATKADIEKLLRTI, via the coding sequence ATGATCTATACCGTTACATTTAACCCCGCCATCGACTACGTCGTCCGGCTGGACAATCCGCTGCAGGTCGCGGCCATCAACCGCGCCACCGGCGAGGATTGCGTGCTGGGCGGCAAGGGCATCAATGTATCCGGCGTGCTGGCCCAGCTGGGGGTCGAAAGTGTGGCTCTCGGCTTTATCGCGGGCGAGACCGGCGCCTGGCTGGAGCGCGGCCTGGCCGCCCAAGGCCTGCACACCGATTTCATCCACCTGCAAGAGGGGATGACACGCATCAATGTCAAGATCAAGGCCGGGCAGGAGACCGAGCTGAACGGCGCAGGGCCGAACATTCCCGAAGCCGCCATGCAGGCGCTGGAAGCCAAGCTGGACGCGCTGCAAAAAGACGACGTGCTGATTTTGGCGGGCAGCATCCCGGCCTGCTTGCCGCAGACCACCTACGAGCGGCTGCTGGCCCGGCTGCAGGGCCGCGGCGTGCACGCTGTGGTAGACGCCACCCAAGACCTGCTGCTGAAGGTGCTCCCCTACGAACCGTTCCTCGTCAAGCCCAACAACCACGAGCTGGCCGAGATCGTGGGCCGCGAGCTGACCAATGATGACGAGATCGTCACCGCCGCCGCCAGCCTGCAGGCTCAGGGTGCCCACAACGTGCTGGTAAGCATGGCCGGGGACGGCGCGCTGCTGCTGGACGAAAACGGCACGGTGCATCGCATCGGCTGCCCCAAGGGCAAGGTGGTCAACAGCGTTGGCGCGGGCGACAGCATGGTAGCCGGTTTTATGGCGGGCTACCTGCGCACCGGCGATTACCGCTACGCGCTGCGCCTGGGCACCGCCTGCGGCAGTGCAACGGCGTTCAGCGTCGGGCTGGCAACGAAGGCGGATATTGAAAAGCTGCTGAGAACGATTTGA
- a CDS encoding DeoR/GlpR family DNA-binding transcription regulator produces the protein MLAEERFSQILALLAEKRTATVQELCEALNVSESTIRRDLLELDRQGRVNKVHGGATLPNSQFRADEPTMEAKETLAVSQKNTIAKAAAALIQADDFVYLDAGSTTLAVARAVSGAAQDAHYVTNGIAHARLLAQKGCRVFVPGGLLRPQTEAIIGAAAMAALQQYNFTKALLGANGIDLVAGFTTPDPEEAAVKACAARRAREVWFLADDTKFGSIYPAVIAGLQDGSILTNRCPDPRYRQQTLVKEAEA, from the coding sequence ATGCTTGCAGAAGAACGATTTTCCCAGATTCTAGCGTTGTTGGCGGAAAAACGCACCGCCACCGTACAGGAACTTTGCGAGGCCCTGAACGTCAGCGAGTCCACCATCCGGCGCGACCTGCTGGAGCTGGACCGTCAGGGTCGGGTCAATAAAGTCCACGGCGGTGCCACGCTGCCAAACAGCCAGTTCCGAGCCGACGAGCCCACGATGGAAGCCAAGGAAACACTGGCCGTCAGCCAAAAAAACACCATCGCCAAAGCCGCCGCCGCTCTTATCCAGGCCGATGATTTCGTCTACCTGGACGCCGGGTCCACCACGCTGGCCGTGGCTCGGGCCGTCAGCGGCGCGGCGCAGGACGCCCACTACGTCACCAACGGCATCGCCCACGCGCGGCTGCTGGCGCAAAAAGGCTGCCGCGTCTTTGTACCTGGCGGCCTGCTGCGCCCCCAGACCGAGGCCATCATCGGCGCGGCAGCCATGGCGGCGCTACAGCAGTACAACTTCACCAAGGCGTTGTTGGGGGCCAACGGCATTGATCTGGTCGCCGGGTTCACCACCCCGGACCCAGAGGAAGCCGCCGTCAAGGCCTGTGCCGCCCGCCGCGCCCGCGAGGTATGGTTTTTGGCCGATGACACCAAGTTCGGCAGCATCTACCCGGCCGTAATCGCCGGGCTGCAGGATGGTTCTATCCTGACCAACCGCTGCCCTGATCCCCGCTACCGCCAGCAAACGCTGGTAAAGGAGGCAGAAGCATGA
- a CDS encoding NAD(P)-dependent oxidoreductase: MALHVMDEANHCLGCKKPRCQQGCPIHTNIPEVIRLLKDNKLDDAGKMLFENNPLTTVCSLVCNHENQCEGHCVQGIKGAPVHFSVIENYISSTYASQMTKGPATPNGKKAAIIGSGPAGLTIAVILARYGYDVTIFESHDKIGGVLRYGIPEFRLPKSVLDDFEYRHLRLKDIKVRPNTDVGKALRLEDLFRDGYKAIFIGTGVWRPNTLHIKGESLGNVHYAINYLQNPDVYHLGRRLIVIGAGNAAMDVCRTALRHGTRHVECFSLSKKITASEYEASYAKLEGVNFHFNKKPVEITDKGVVFRDLNEAEDGTLTDIPDTEELYPSDSVIVSISQGPCTTITESEHDLKTNERGLFVTDELGHTSMPGVFASGDAVKGARTVVEAVAYSKKVAEAMHEYMQTLPPELPDEYANVPMAKYDDGN; encoded by the coding sequence ATGGCATTGCATGTAATGGATGAAGCCAACCATTGCCTTGGATGCAAAAAGCCCCGCTGCCAACAGGGCTGCCCCATCCACACCAACATCCCCGAGGTCATCCGCCTGCTGAAGGACAACAAACTGGACGACGCCGGCAAGATGCTGTTTGAGAATAATCCCCTGACCACCGTCTGCTCGCTGGTGTGCAACCACGAGAACCAGTGCGAGGGCCACTGCGTGCAGGGCATCAAGGGCGCACCCGTGCATTTCTCGGTCATCGAGAACTACATTTCCTCTACCTACGCCAGCCAGATGACCAAAGGTCCCGCCACCCCCAACGGTAAAAAGGCCGCCATCATCGGCAGCGGCCCGGCTGGTTTGACCATCGCGGTCATCCTGGCCCGCTACGGCTACGATGTGACCATTTTTGAAAGCCACGATAAGATCGGCGGCGTGCTGCGCTACGGCATCCCTGAGTTCCGTCTGCCCAAAAGTGTGCTGGACGACTTCGAGTACCGCCACCTGCGCCTGAAGGACATCAAAGTCCGCCCCAACACCGACGTGGGCAAGGCCCTGCGGCTGGAGGACCTCTTCCGCGATGGGTACAAGGCGATCTTCATCGGCACCGGCGTATGGCGTCCCAACACGCTGCACATCAAGGGCGAGAGCCTGGGCAACGTACACTATGCCATCAACTACCTGCAAAACCCTGACGTCTACCACCTGGGCCGCCGCCTGATCGTCATCGGCGCAGGCAACGCCGCCATGGATGTCTGCCGTACCGCCCTGCGCCACGGCACCCGCCATGTGGAGTGCTTCTCGCTGTCCAAAAAGATCACCGCCAGCGAGTACGAGGCCAGCTACGCCAAGCTGGAAGGCGTCAACTTCCACTTTAACAAAAAACCGGTGGAGATCACTGACAAGGGCGTGGTGTTCCGCGACCTGAACGAAGCCGAGGACGGCACCCTGACCGACATCCCGGACACCGAGGAACTATATCCGTCCGACAGCGTGATCGTCTCCATCAGCCAGGGTCCCTGCACCACCATCACCGAGAGCGAACACGACCTGAAAACCAACGAGCGCGGCTTGTTTGTGACCGACGAGCTGGGCCACACCAGCATGCCCGGCGTGTTTGCCAGCGGCGATGCCGTCAAGGGCGCGCGCACCGTAGTCGAGGCCGTGGCCTACAGCAAAAAGGTGGCCGAGGCCATGCACGAGTACATGCAGACCCTGCCGCCCGAGCTGCCCGACGAGTACGCCAACGTACCCATGGCCAAGTACGATGACGGCAACTGA
- a CDS encoding nucleotidyltransferase family protein → MEFAGIITEYDPFHNGHAAQIAAAKSAGAGCVAVCMSSGAVQRGGVPVLPESVRVCAALDAGADLVITLPAPYACATAEQFASAGVRLLAALGCDTLVFGAEDPDTAQLSQVAELLARPELGALLQERLSTGMTYAAARAEAADALLPGAGTLLRTPNNILGIEYCKAILAQGAALTPLALPRLGAAHGGGRPGEHNGIPMASASYLRSLTVEDWEPYVPPQAAALYTRAAAAGLLTDGNKFEVAVLALLRAKPEADFAAVRGVSEGLEHRLAAAVREATSLDDLYTRLKTKRYPHARLRRLVLDAALDIPAELPAPPYIQVLGARKTALSRLKQAALPAGTSLADLARSGTEAAKISELHSKAVDFSALCRVKTQPMGLAFTTKPVVI, encoded by the coding sequence ATGGAATTTGCCGGAATCATCACCGAATATGACCCTTTTCACAACGGCCATGCCGCACAGATCGCTGCGGCCAAGTCGGCGGGCGCGGGCTGTGTGGCTGTCTGCATGAGCAGCGGTGCCGTCCAGCGGGGCGGCGTGCCCGTGCTGCCCGAGAGTGTGCGGGTGTGCGCGGCGCTGGATGCCGGGGCAGATTTAGTCATTACATTGCCCGCACCCTACGCCTGTGCCACAGCCGAGCAGTTTGCCTCCGCCGGGGTGCGGCTGCTGGCCGCGCTGGGGTGCGATACGCTGGTGTTCGGAGCCGAGGACCCCGACACCGCCCAGCTCTCGCAAGTGGCCGAGCTGCTGGCCAGGCCGGAGCTGGGCGCCCTATTACAGGAACGGCTTTCCACCGGCATGACCTACGCCGCCGCACGGGCCGAAGCCGCTGACGCGCTGCTGCCAGGGGCGGGGACACTGCTGCGCACGCCCAACAACATTTTGGGCATCGAGTACTGCAAAGCCATTTTGGCGCAGGGCGCCGCCCTCACGCCGCTGGCGCTGCCCCGGCTGGGTGCAGCCCATGGCGGCGGTAGGCCGGGGGAGCACAATGGCATCCCCATGGCCAGCGCCAGCTACCTGCGCAGCCTGACGGTGGAGGATTGGGAACCCTACGTGCCCCCGCAGGCGGCAGCGCTGTACACCAGGGCTGCGGCGGCGGGACTGCTGACGGATGGAAACAAATTCGAGGTTGCCGTGCTGGCGCTGCTGCGCGCGAAACCCGAAGCCGATTTTGCCGCCGTGCGCGGTGTGAGTGAGGGGCTGGAACACCGCCTGGCCGCTGCCGTGCGGGAGGCCACCAGCCTGGACGACCTGTACACCCGCCTAAAGACAAAACGTTACCCCCATGCGCGGCTGCGGCGGCTGGTGCTGGACGCTGCGCTGGACATCCCCGCCGAGCTGCCTGCGCCGCCCTACATCCAGGTATTGGGGGCACGCAAAACTGCGCTGTCCCGTTTAAAGCAGGCCGCGCTGCCCGCCGGGACCAGTTTAGCCGACCTGGCACGCAGCGGGACGGAGGCCGCAAAAATCAGCGAATTGCACAGCAAAGCTGTCGATTTTTCGGCACTTTGCAGGGTCAAAACCCAGCCGATGGGGCTTGCCTTTACGACCAAACCCGTGGTAATATAA
- a CDS encoding acetate kinase gives MKVLVINCGSSSLKYQLIDMDGEKVLCKGLCERIGMESSMITHEGNGNKATTPAIFPTHTEAFAEVVKKMTTGEGKVIDSVSEIDAIGHRVVHGGEKFKESCLITPEVVKAIHDLSPLAPLHNPAAILGIEASYKVFGEDKPNIAVFDTAFHSTMPPKAYMYAIPYEYYEKYGVRRYGFHGTSHKYVSHRAAEFLEEPIERLKLITCHLGNGSSIAAVDQGKVIDTSMGMTPLAGLMMGTRCGDLDPSVVNYLKYNLEITGHELDEILNKKSGLLGVSGVSSDKRDVEEAAEHGNVRAQLASDMLNYQIKKTIGSYIAAMGGVDAIVFTGGIGEHDADSRAKICHHMDWLGIRIDTDKNRDAHKQKKDVVEVTAWGARVRTLIIETNEELMIARDTKEVVEKL, from the coding sequence ATGAAAGTTCTGGTTATCAACTGCGGCTCTTCCAGCCTGAAGTACCAGCTCATCGACATGGACGGAGAAAAGGTTCTTTGCAAAGGTCTGTGCGAGCGCATCGGTATGGAAAGCAGCATGATCACCCACGAGGGCAACGGCAACAAGGCCACCACGCCCGCCATCTTCCCCACCCACACCGAGGCATTTGCCGAGGTTGTGAAGAAGATGACCACCGGCGAGGGCAAAGTTATTGACAGCGTTTCCGAGATCGACGCCATCGGCCACCGTGTTGTTCACGGCGGCGAGAAGTTCAAGGAGAGCTGCCTGATCACCCCCGAGGTCGTCAAGGCTATCCATGACCTGAGCCCCCTGGCTCCCCTGCATAACCCCGCCGCCATCCTGGGTATCGAGGCTTCCTATAAGGTCTTTGGCGAGGATAAGCCCAACATCGCTGTGTTTGATACGGCTTTCCACTCCACCATGCCCCCGAAGGCCTACATGTACGCCATCCCCTACGAGTACTACGAGAAGTACGGCGTGCGCCGCTACGGTTTCCACGGCACCAGCCACAAGTATGTCAGCCACCGCGCCGCCGAGTTCCTGGAGGAGCCCATTGAGCGCCTGAAACTCATCACCTGCCACCTGGGCAACGGTTCCTCCATTGCCGCTGTCGACCAGGGCAAGGTCATCGACACCTCCATGGGCATGACCCCGCTGGCCGGCCTGATGATGGGCACCCGCTGCGGCGACCTGGACCCCAGCGTGGTCAACTACCTGAAATACAACCTGGAGATCACCGGCCACGAGCTGGACGAGATCCTGAACAAGAAGTCCGGTCTGCTGGGTGTTTCCGGCGTTTCCAGCGACAAGCGCGACGTCGAGGAAGCCGCCGAGCATGGCAACGTGCGCGCACAGCTGGCCAGCGATATGCTGAACTACCAGATCAAAAAGACCATCGGCAGCTACATTGCCGCCATGGGCGGCGTGGACGCCATCGTCTTTACGGGCGGCATCGGCGAGCATGACGCCGACTCCCGCGCCAAGATCTGCCACCACATGGATTGGCTGGGCATCCGCATCGACACCGACAAGAACCGCGATGCTCACAAGCAGAAGAAGGACGTTGTCGAAGTTACCGCCTGGGGCGCCCGTGTCCGCACCCTGATCATTGAGACCAACGAGGAGCTGATGATCGCCCGCGACACCAAGGAAGTTGTTGAGAAGCTGTAA
- a CDS encoding MerR family transcriptional regulator codes for MYTVGEMARMLHVPASTLRYYDKQGLLPFVERSPGGIRVFKDSDFEWLRIIECMKKAGMSLKDIRIYIELAMQGDSTIDARLAMFRRQQDTLRAQMQQLQDTMQVLEYKCWYYETAQKLGSIDAVKNLPDKDIPAEMQAVKAHLCDCPDEE; via the coding sequence ATGTACACAGTCGGAGAGATGGCGCGGATGCTACATGTACCGGCATCGACGCTGCGCTACTATGACAAGCAGGGCCTGCTGCCCTTCGTGGAGCGGTCGCCGGGCGGTATCCGCGTTTTCAAAGATAGCGACTTTGAATGGCTGCGCATCATCGAGTGCATGAAAAAAGCCGGTATGTCGTTAAAAGACATCCGCATCTACATCGAGCTGGCCATGCAGGGGGATTCCACCATCGATGCCCGGCTGGCCATGTTCCGCCGCCAGCAGGACACCCTGCGTGCCCAGATGCAGCAGCTGCAGGACACCATGCAGGTGCTGGAATACAAGTGCTGGTACTACGAGACCGCTCAAAAGCTGGGCAGCATCGACGCTGTAAAAAACCTGCCCGACAAGGATATCCCCGCCGAAATGCAGGCCGTAAAGGCCCATTTGTGCGATTGCCCGGATGAGGAATGA